CTCGGTGCGCTCGGCACGGCCAGAGGTGATGGTGCCCTGAGTGCCCGCATACTAGCGACTCAGTTACGCAACGTCGTCTACGCTGGCTCGCGGGAGGTCATGCAGGCGAGTATCAGCCTGACCGGCAAGCAGGACGACACCGTCAGTACCCACGGGGTTAACGAAAATGACATGGCGACTTTAGGCTGGGCCTATGCGGCAATGACACTGACCATGGGTTTCGTTCAGGATTCAATCAGCCAACAAACCTTGCCTCCTGGTCAGTCGCTATCCAGCCCGGCTCTGACCGATAACCGCCAACGCCCATTACAAGGTGCACAGCTGGCCCGGTCTATTCAGGCTTTGGCCGGCATGCGCGCAGGTTTCAACACCATCGTCGCAATCATGGATGGACATCTGGCCAAGCATTTTGACGCTCGCCAAGCCGGCACCACGCAACGGTTCAAGGCGACCCTGCCACTCAAGGATTATGAGCGCGTATTGGATCAGTCGGTGGCTCGAGTGGGGTGGACTAGCCTTGCCAGTGCCGCCAACATGGCCATGGGCGAAGTCTCGGCTAATCTGTCACCTGCCTTGGCCAGCTTTCTCGGCAATACGGCAACGGCGGCGGCTCTGGGGCTGGCTTATCGCACCGTCAATCAGACCTTCCAGGCCCATGGCTGCGAACGCAAGGCCAGTGCGAGCGCTACACCTCTACCCTGACCGATGGCATGCCTCAAAACGACGTGGGTCGACTGATCGATGTCATGGCCGAAGCTCCGGCGCGTAGCGCCAGCTCTCCAGAGGCACTGCCCCGGATGGACCCAAAGGCAGTACCCGTGCTCAATCCTTGAGTGGGACGACCGTGAAATCTATCTGGTGATCGCGCTCATCCAAGCCCTGCCGCATTTCCAGAGGCCACCAGATAACCAGATCGCGATCGGACGAGTCCGGCCGCTTGCAGGCATCTGGTGAGCAACCTGAATGGACGCAACCGGTCAACAGCGCCGGCAGCATGAACAAACTGAAATA
This genomic stretch from Pseudomonas wuhanensis harbors:
- the hrpT gene encoding HrpT family type III secretion system protein, which encodes MIPHRYFSLFMLPALLTGCVHSGCSPDACKRPDSSDRDLVIWWPLEMRQGLDERDHQIDFTVVPLKD